The following is a genomic window from Strix uralensis isolate ZFMK-TIS-50842 chromosome 3, bStrUra1, whole genome shotgun sequence.
AAACTTTGTATTTTGATATAGTGTACAAGCTTTTTTACCGTTACTTGTTAAATCCATATCTTAAGTAGAGTTCTTTTCAAAGTGAGTGGTGCCAAGCCTTCTGGAGTAGCATAGAAGAGACAAACTGGCCTCCTGTATCcatctgtttgttttcatttccttcacataataataattattaaccTGAAGAAGCTGAATTAAATATAGCACTTGACTAGCTTGGACGAAAGTTATTATGATAACGTGAAATATTAATGGTGCATGAGCCATTTTCCTAATATTGTCTTGATTTAATTGAAGATATTTCTAAGATTAGCTCAGTGGgtgacaaacaaaaaaaacccaaagcaaactgGGAGACTGTCAAATATATTGGTGGATGGTACAGTTATATATTGGAGTTAAGTTTACCTCCAGATAATTACTGAGAAAAGGTAGAAAGCTTTGCCTGATTTCAGGTCAGCTGTTTGGTGGTAGGAGGATGGTAGAAAATGAATAGAATCTTTGTTAGCTGCTTGGTGAAATGAGAAAGACATTTAACGCAATAGCTCTCATCCCCTGGGTTTGGAACGGTTCTAGTTAGTTCGgtaaattaatggaagaaaattacaGACAGAGTCCTGGTAAGCCTGTGATAATTTAGGGATCACAGCATTGCATAAGGGGATATGTGACTGTctctcctgcagtgctgtgtctttCCTCATCTCTTAAGATGCAAGGAGCATCTTGGGACTGTGGGTGAGAGAGAGAGACCCTTGGCAGGTTGATGGTGGAAGAGAGAACATAACATTGCTGTCTGACCCATCCTAAGTCTTGGCATAATTCAGTGATGTCCATTTGAAATCTGCATAAGGATGACTCTCCTTTTAAGGTTTTGAGGATGGATTCCCACTTGCTGGTATGGAGATTGATAGTCCCTGTCACCTGATGACATTGTCCTCAGGTTCCCATGACTTCTTTGCTTtcctgactttctcttccttaagACTGATTCGAATTAATTTCTGTCTTAATATGAGACAGCATCTGATTAGGTAAGTCACCTCAGTTGGGAATTTCCAGACAGTAAGACACATTGCTCTCATGTTATCTAAACTGTTTCAATGTCCAGCTCAGGACAGAGCCAAGAGTTGTCACTGCTAATGATGGGCTGGATGCCACCATTGCTGCTACTGGTTATTTGCTGTACCTCACCATCTAGAGCTGGAAATGCCTGATTTTGACAGCTTGCAAGCTGGGGTACTGTCTAAAGACTAGGGTCTGGGATTCCTCACCCACTGATTGTCAAGGACTCAAGAGAGAAAGTCACacttctttttattgtttttttgttcttacttTTGGATTGGCTGCTTATTTTAATGACTGTATTCATTTTGAATACATATTAGTTTCTGGGTAAATCAAGATGTattgtgttttaatattttctttgcattctgtgatgttttttcttttgcttcctttgctGACATGTAACATGGACTATTTCATTTATGTTCATTCTTTTTCTTAACGCTTGGCTTTTTACATCTTGGCTATACTCGCACATAATTTCTGTTTATGGTTTTAATTTAGTTCATTGACAGATATCTGTGGTATATGTGTGATTGTCAGTATTCTTTATCTACTGTAGTACTGTATCTGCCAGTTTAAAGCAtataaagaaatagaatttttttctagctATATTACATACTTTGAAAAAtctttgatgttttccttttttttcaatttagctTCCTAGTTGTATATATTTCTGAAGTGCTAAATCATGATTGTTTGTGATCACAAATAATTGAAGGCCAAAGGTTAAAATAGGTGGTTGCATGAGTTTAGAAAAAAGGGGCTCCAAGGAGATTGTAGTCTGAGCTCGGTGTAGAGCACGCTCTTTGATCGTAAGATATGAGCTTGTCCAAGGGGCATACAGTGTTTGGATAGCTTGAAGTTAAGCATAAATCTGTGCAAGGTTGGGAATATATTTGCTAAGTTGAAATGTGGTGTAGCATTATCCACATAAAGGTAAATAGCTACTACAACCCAACTGACAACATTTTATTTGATCTGTTAATTACATGAAAAACAGGGCAGAGAGCACTCAGCAGAAGGCAGTTTTcactttgttctggtttttttcattGAGTTCCCCATGACCCACTATACCAGCTGGCTTGGATACATCATCATAATCTTGCTCTGTATGTAAAACATATTTACACTTTCAGACAACCAACTAAGTTTAGTGGCGTCCTTACAACTTTATCTGCAGTTCCTACTATTAGATCAGGCTCTGTTAGACTGTTCTCAGTAGATAAAGCAGTTGTAACGGAATGCTGCTTGAGTGCAAGCTTATTGGTAGAAGTGTCCTACACCATCTAAGGTGCTTCCTCCTCCTAGGAACGTGGCTGGTTTTCCTGTGTCAAAATATGCATTACTCCTCAAAGTCAACCTTTGTATCattgcttacaaaaaaaaaaatgtctgcagAATGCTGAGTCTGATTATATCCTGGCTTAAATATTAAAACTGCATCTCCTTGGCAGATGAGGTCCAGTAGGCACTCTGTGCTTCAGTCTTCTGAGGCAAGACTTGTTAATGACATCAGAAGGCCTTGCTGAAGAGAGATGGACCAGGAAATATTATCAAGCCttgaagctgaagaaaataagctAGTATGCTCTAGTGTAAGAGGCCATGAAAGTGCTGTCCAGGTCAGGAAGGATTCCCTGCCCTTGCCCTGaaagctgcagctcctgtggAAGGGTGTGAGATAGGCCCTATTAATCTGCTGTAGctccatgcatttttttcttcttttaattctcaAAATTATCTTGTTGCCCAGCTACTTTTAGATACATTGGTGTCAAGTGTACTGTATTGTATGAAGGGAAATCTTAAGAGGAATCTCCATACCCTCTAGATTAGACTTCCAAGATCCCTATATGTCAAAAGAAAATCCTTCTGAGTATTGGGTAACTTCATTTGAAACATAGCTTAACGTGATCCTCGAATATCAGAGTCCTGCACTGCCCTGCAGTTTCTTTTCTAGGACATGTGTGCATCAATTAGTATGTATTGCTATCAGGTTGGATATTTTAATTGGTCATCTCTTCACTTTTTAGAAGCAAGCTTTGCTTCCAAGTTAATAAGACCTTGAGGTAAAATAGTCTTCAAACTAAGATGGTGATTTGTCTTGATGGATTCATCTTTGGATCCATTGGATGAATCCAGTAACGGGGATGTAAAGACTTTAGAAATGCTGTCCAGCTTGCTAGAGGAGtaacttaattttctcttttatgtaGCAGAAATGTTAAGGGTGCTTTGCCCATGCACGTCACTCCTAAAGGGTAACTGCTTAAGCTCGCGTTGTGTGCTCTTCTGTCTCGCACACCCAGTGCAGGTAAACAGCACAAATCAGCAGGTCTACTTATTTGTTTGtgggatttcttttgtttgttgggttttttgtttgtttttttcccccatccttgTGTTTTTTTACCTTGTTGTGGAATGGGAATAAGTATCTCCTGGCTAAAGTTTCACTACTGGTGTTGATTTACCTCTGGATTATCAAGAAAAGTGGTGTGatcaattttcttttccatgttgtTCCTGTTCTGACAATGTGGTTCCACATGGAGCTGATGTGGCACCACCTTCCTGATGCTGGGTGTTCCCCTTCTTCCTTGGGCCTATGCTGATGTCTGggaaactggggggggggtggtgggggggggggaggtggtgtacatgtgctgagggagctggaggtTACCCTGGCAGAAGAGTTGTTAGGTTTTGTCTGGCTTGGCTCCCTGTGTTGGCTCTCCATCCTGCTGCCCCAGTGGTACTGTGGCTGTAGGTGGGTGTAGGCATGTGAGCAGTGTTGGGTCGGCTTCAGCAGCCTTCATGCCACATGTGGACTCTTCCAGAGTTGTTTTAGGTATACAATGGGCAAGGAAAAAATTCCCATTTTGTaaactttgaaagaaagaatgaattgGGATTCAGAGCCTGGTCCCAATTAGCTGCGTGTAGGCTTTCCTTCTGTAGAAAAAAGCTCAGCTGGCTCAGAAAACTGTTTGATCATGAGTGTCAGAGACACTTAGTGCTATAATCTGGTTGCTCTTTTGTGAGTAAACCTTGCCTCTTGCTGCTGTTCTTCTTGTCTTGAGGCAAGCCTCAGGTTTCCAGATTGTAGTCTCCAGACTGTAGAAACAGCCTTTTCCCCTCAGTTTTGAAGTTTGATATTAAAGGATTTCCACTTCTTGTACTCCTGCAAATGTTTGAGAAGCTTCATGTGCTTGACATGATCCTGAACTGTAAGTTGTTTCATGTCTCTCTTCTCCTGCCTTTCATCAGGCCAGTTGAAAAATGACCTGGCTGCATCATTTATAAGTGCAATAAAAACTCCTGCCAGTTTCCTTTGCCAGAAGTTTTGCTTTCTGGGTGTGTTCCTGTTCTTGTTTGGTTGGTTCAATTAATGATCAacattagcattttcttttctttttttttttttttctttttactgaggttttttgAGCAACCTGTGAGTGCTGTGGCATTTGGCCGCAGTGCCCTGTACCTGCCTGCGTCTCTGGGTGCTGGCAGGATGTCCTGGGTGGGCTGGGAACACTCACTGGGAGCTGTGTACTGGCAGGTTTGGAAATCTCATGCAATAAGTCAAAAAAGTCTGGCGAGGTTAAACTGATCACCTCctgaggaaagagcagtggcTGGCAAGAAATGTTGAAAGAACTCTCTCTGTGGGAAGGACACTGTTTAAAGGTGTccaggaggctgcagcaggaagtctttctccttccttccccctgcctGCCTTAAgtgcttttcttcaaaaacatggGTTCATGTTAGGTTTCATGGGTGAGGGACGTTAAccattttattttgacaaaataaGAAACAGTTTATTCTTTTGCTTGGTAGGGCTTGACTGTAGCTTCTAGTACTATAccaaatgacaaataaaaatgagtaaatgTGAGGATTTTAGGAAAAactctttttttggtgttttttttttttttttttcccccctcccttggTTCCACCTGTGGTTTACTGCAGCAGCATTTAGCTGGTTTGTCTCAATTTTCACTGGGGCTACAGGGAGGGTTCAGTTTTGTTGCTGCAGTTAATGGAGATGATGTGGGCCAACTGTCCTGAATTAGCCCTGGAAAATCTTGTTTGTGTGTTTGGGATGAGTCAGGAAGGAAAGTGCCAGGTTGAAATAACTGTGCCAATTCTGAGTGAAATGGAACAAAGGCAGGAAGGTCCTGTTCTTCTGCACCTGCACGCCTGGCCGGGCTGAGGGCTTCGggcccagggagaggaggaagccTGTTAGCTGAGTTCAGGTTACGAGACCTGATTTAATTCCATGAAggtatttgtttttctgaagtattttgactGACCTCTCAGGGGAGGACcggtgcatttttaaaatttttttatcatttaaataaaaagtatctGTGATTCCATGTGATAATGAACTCCACCCTCCATATGACATCACTGctgcattaaagaaaaataaaaatcaattggGAGCAAGCTTAACTACAGCATGGTTATGTTAGCTGTGTATAATGCTGCACTGGTAGATCATGGGCTCTGTTTTCTATCCTCGATTGCTTCGAGCATGGAGCCGTAAGCATTACCTCCTGGGTAGTTTGTGATTAGAAAAACAATTCTGTCTCTAAGTTGGCAAACTGATTACTGATATGTTTCACAAAGCTATGTTGatcactttaaaacaaacaaaacaaaaaaccccaaacaaaacaaaaaacccaaccaaaacttCTAAGGGGCTTAGATACCATAGTAACAAGCACAGGATAAGATCTACCCAATGCTCAGCATAAGTTTACCTATTGCCAGCATATATGTATGCTTTTAGAAAGGAATCTTTATTGTGTATTGACATAAAGGGGTTGTATTTCACCTTGCAATAGAAATGTTTTACTATTAGCTTTGAAGTTGGTTTTTTGAAATAATATTACAATTGAGAAGAAAAGGAGATACTAAAAAAGAGTAAGGGGGAGTTACTTTGTTTAATATCTCACTTGATGCTATATATTGACTTCTAGGCTTatagcttggatttttttttaaaaagttttataaaatgcttttcagGGTTATAGCATCAGTTAATTAAATGTTTCCATATGCTTGACTGAGGCGAGTTTTATTTGAATTCATTGTTATTGCTAATAGCTTCAAGCTCTTTCAAAAGTTCATGCCTAGAATTCCTACATATTATGTAAATCTGATATAAACAGAAAGATGCACATGCTTGTgtgtgattattttctttgtgCACTTCTGGAAAGCCTGCGTGAGCAAGCTCAGGGTATGGGTAAAATTTTGTGTGATTCTCTTATGTCTCTGCCATGCATTGACCTTGGTATctgatttaaaatctgtatatacttttttcccctcattgtgtgtgtttgtttcttgttgttttctgAGCTAAGTCCTGCATATTATCCTGTTTCAGTGGAGTAAGTTGATTGCTTTGGGTTGTGGctgctttttttaataacaaagttTCTATCATGCATTCCCAATCTAGTATGCATTTAATTGCTGATAAGAAATTATGAAAAGAATCATGTGTGCGTACATTCAGTCTTTTTAATTGCCCCCTCTAAAGCACTCTTTCATGTGTTAGATATGAAAAGTTAGAGTAGATAGTGCTCTATTAATGCTTTGACTGAGATCAGAGGTGCTTTAGTAATTGTAGTATGACGCGACAGGTACACGTGGCAAGAGTAAGCTGTGTTTTTGTGCAGATACGAGGTTTACCTGGAAGAGGAGTGAAACCCCTTCTTCTGGCACTAGCTGATGGATCAGGTACTATCATCTTGTGCAGTTCAGAGTTGCACCATGCTTCATGTCTGTAAACCTGCACCTCAGGGTGCTCTTGCTTTGTGATGCAGAACAAGCTGatctgaacatttctgttggTTTCTGCATTGAGGTTTATGTAGATCTTTCAAAAAATTGGACTCTTCTGATTTAGTTTGATTGTTGCTTCAGCATAAGAAAAAGGCTTGCTTGAGGTGTTTGCTAGAAGCTCCTAGGTCCTAAAGGAATAGTTACAGACAGCAGGCAGTTAAAACATGAAAACAGCTGGACATCCAGAACACTGCTTCAcatctttctcccctttccttcccctgtATTGTGAATCAAAGCTGTTGCAGATCAGAGCTGCTTAGAAGATGGTCTTCTAAACCCTTCAGACTCCCTCTGAGCTAGCTATTTTGATTATCTTGCAAAATATAACAGCTGTTACAAATGTTCACATGTATGGAACGTGCTTGAAAATGTTTGGAGTTCTGAATATAAAAATTGGCCACAAGAAACAGGAGATAATATTGAGAGAGGAAGTGTGATGATGTGCCTTTTCTAGCACTGCGTGTGCATACTTTGCTTCTGCGGACTGACTGTACCAAGGAATTTGCCTTTCAGTAATTCAAGAAGGGGAAAATTCAGGACTAAGACATTTGTTTAATCAAGTGAGTTGTATTTGTAGGCAGATAGATGTGTAGAAATTACCCTGTTACTCAGAAGGGCCATTGAAGCCTTCAGTGTTGTTTGATTGAGAGAGACTGTGTGGTTTGGTGGTCGAAATGATTTTGGGGACTTTTTAAGACTAAGCTGTAAGAGCAGTTAATATATGTGATGATGTAATATTAATTACAGTGTAATCTGTGAGAATACTACTGCACTGGCTAGCTAAGTGGGTAAAGGACGCTGAATAAGTAGAGTAGCGGAGCACACGCTTTGTACCTACTTTGTGGGGTTAGTTCTTCTGCACTTTCTCAAAGATAATGTGTCTGGGTATTGGGTCATCTTGCTTTTGCAAAGCTGCCTTGGGTAAACAAGGAAAACGATAGCTTTGAGTCTCAGGGAAGCAATGGGTCAGATTAACTCTTGTGATTTTAGTGCCATTGACTGTCTGTGATAACTTTAATGGAATGTCTCAGAAACAAGCCTTGTTAGGAGTAATAAGTGTTAGTTGAGCTCTCTTCAGTCTCAATCTAAAATTGAATGCTAGGATTACTTTttttgagatttctgaaaatgtggTGGATTTTGATCTGtatgggtttttgttttgtttttttaatatttgactAATGTGCAAAATACCTAAATGGCTGCGCTAATACACTGTTTCAGCCCTAAACTTTTGTTACTGCTGCACCTTTTTTATTtagaattgcattttattttaagaaacatctAATTTTGTGTTGATTTCTAGACATTTAAGTGACATAAACTGAACATACAGGAAGTCATGTTTATGATGTACTAGTAAGGTAGTGTTTCCCGCTACATTGTGTATATATTAAGATATATTATCAAGATATCTAGAGAAATACCAGAATCCCTAATTAAAATCCTGTGTAGGAAATCCAGGTTGTTAGCTGGAATTGTTTTTAGATGGCAGTGAACTTCAAGGAGAGTGTTGGTTTTTACAGCCCACTTGTTTCCAGCACCCTGAAAAATTTCTCAGAATTTAGAGATTGTTcttctgaaatgacatttttaaatagCCACACAGTAGCTGATGCATAATGAATGAATGCATTGTAATGGACCAGAAAGGTCTTAAAACTACATAGCCTGTTTTTCTAGACAGTGTGGATATTCCATGCTTCTGTGGAATACAGCTTTGACATTGTTTCGAAATAATCTCAGAGATACTGTTTGAcctaacttgatttttttttccaacatcttaACCTTGTTATGTTTCCATTTCATTGAATGCTGATTTCTAGAAGTTGATGAGTTTCTAGATTAAATTCCTCTGTACTTTCCAACAATAGCAAGCTGTTTATGTGCAAAAGAGAGGCCTATTGCAAGGCTTAAGAAGAATAATTACAATTCAGTGCTGTTGaaattcagaaactttttttatatatatatagtgtctCACAAACGAAGAAACTTGACCTTCTTTATGCATGTTTTCTCTCATCCTTGGGCATAGCTGGGGAGAATGGTTGAATCTGAAGATAATCTGTCTAAGAGGCAATAATTGAGAAATTATCCAGATGAGCTTAGTTTTTCTGTCACAAAAAGAGCAAAATCCAGAATTGTCATGACCATGAACcttgttactgtttttctcttcagatttGGTTCAGTGTTACATTGTCATTATGATCAAATAACTGCTTTCCCtgttaaatttgctttaaaatggtCTATCTTGTGAAGCCATCTTTCACTTTGCCTATGACATTGGCTTTGCTTGCCTGTCCAACTGTTTATTTACAAGATCCCTTCAAGTATCTACTGGAAGTAGGTTAATGCTGTGAAGCATATGAAATTGGCAATTGATATTAGGCTTTCTAATGCCTCTTGTAGGCATTGTATTTCAAGTAGTGAAGATCTAATTGTGTGCATAAATAGGCTCAAAGACTTAAAACTTGTGTAGCAGAGTGCTGTAGCTCTGGACAGGGTTCTAGGTACAGCTATAATATTATTAGCACCATACAAATACTGATGTTGCAGGGTGTTTTCTTAGGCGAGACCTATTTGGGCTCTGGTTTATTGCATGTAGGACTAGTGTCCAATGTTGAAGGAATGTTTCAAAGCCTCTTTGCCTGGAGCTGTCCTTCTGATCCTCTCTTTCCAAGTCcacagaaagtattttaattacGTGCTTCTAAAGGATAAATACTATTGCTAGCATGTTATTTTATGGTTGGATAAATGTGTCTGATACACAGAATCTAAACATGCCTGCTTGCTTGGTTCCGCAGTAGTTCAGAAAACAGTTTAGCAGTGGGGGTAAAGTAGTATTTTCCAGAGACACTCGGGTAAtgaaaagacaaacagaaaattatatttaggACTGTTCTCCTGGACATAGTGAATAATTAATAATGCTGGAGGTGATGTAAGCAGAGTTGTGCTACATTTGGGAAGAACATTCTGGTTGTGGTATACTCCTTGTTTTTTCCGGTTGTGTTGCAGCTGTTTGCTAGTTTTCCCAATTCTACTAGTGCTTATGTCCTGAAATAACTCTGCTTGGCTCAGTGGGACTATCTGTAGGCCTGGGTGTTTACAGGAGGGGATTGACTTCAGTCTATAATAAATGCACACTGAAGTTTGAAGCACTGCTTTAAATTCTATTttgtataagaaaataattacttgcaTAAGGAATGACGGGTGAGATCAGCATATACCAACATTAGGCTGGATATTGGGGGACACAGTGAAACCTCCCACTGCCTTCTGACTCCGCTTTCAGCTTAAGGTCAAAGATCTTCGAAACCTTTGGTCTCTAAAGAAACAGGCTCAGTTAGTGCTCAGTACAAGGGTATCGAGATACCCACTTTTTGATTGAAGCagtgaaaaataggaaaataataagGTGTCTTTTGAGTTTTGTTGATCCTTTATGCTTAGCAGAAACTGAGTGAGCTGGGAGTAAGCATGCCTTTCTGTTACAAAATGTAAAAACTGGTCTGAGAAGACACTGTTTCTACCTACAGTATTTGCCTGCCTTTAAATCTCTAACTTAAAAAATTAGAGGCTAAATTTTACCTGTTAAACATTTGTACCCATCTGCCACTGTTAGAAAGCATTTGAAATACTGAAACACTTAACACCCCTTTGACATCTTCTGTTACTTTGGTTTCTCCTTGGAACATTTCCAAGCCCTATCTGTGTCTTGCCCCTTATATACTTGGAAGTTAAAGAGTACAGAAGCACTGCAGATCTCAGTGACTAACATTTAATGTGGGATGATGTGTTGGcatgcattaaaaataacatcCTTTTAGTTCTTCAGACTTTTTgagatttaaaatgtatttatgagATATCATGGAGGGTTTTAAGAACggattattgtttttaaatgaagatgtaGATTGTTCATTACTTGAAAACTTCTGTGATTTACAAAAAGATGCAAATGAGTTTGGGGAACAAAGCTTACTTGAAAAATTTTTTCTCATAACGCTATTTGagtaaagaaagttaaaaaatagaGTGAAACCTTGTTTTCAAATATAcaaaagtacaaatattttttgtactgtgtatttttaaaaaagtaaatttggTTATGATTAGACAAGTTTATTTGCAACGTAATGGTGTAGTGTGTAGTTTGGCATagtttcctattttaaaaaagtctgCAGTGGTTTGTTGATTACTGCCTAGGTGTCTCTAGTGTTACATTTGGAGCTGGTAAAATCTTTCTGCAGACCTTTTTCTTGAGACATGCATCAAACTGCCCAAAGACAGTGTGTTCTGCTTAGGCTACCATCCAAAATTATCAGTTATATAGTAGAAGTAAATGAATGACTCCCCTCTACACCTTTTTATGGTTTTAGTCTATTTTGCTGCAACTGTCTAAAATCCAAGTAGCTAAATTCCCAACTCTTTTATCTGCCTTCCAGCATACCTCTGTGGATGGATACACTGAACCACATGTCCAGCCTATCAAGTCGAGTAGCAGACAAAACATCCCTCGATGTAGAAACTCCATTACATCTACCAATGAAGAGCATCCTCACATTGGAAATTATCGCTTACTGAAAAcaataggaaaaggaaattttgcCAAAGTGAAACTGGCAAGGCATGTGCTTACTGGAAGAGAGGTAAgcctttcaaaaaaagaaaacaaacaaaaaaaaggctgTCAGTGTGTTTTATCTTCTCTTTGGCTATCTTTATAAGTATTTCTGCTATTCTTTTAcctttctcttctgatttttcGTCATCATAAAGCAAGATGTAAAGAGGCTGTTTCAGGATACAGGAAAGGTTACCTGAGGTGCCTGAGTTTTCTTCCTGTAACCACTcacccattttttttaaaatgtaacttctTGGTGAGGAGATCAAAAAGCTTGTTGCACATAAAGGGGTAttttggagctgggagagcatCTGTTCATCCCCAAGGATTtccaaaacagaagataaatctATTGATAGATTTCATTGATATTGATTATCTACGCATTTATCAACAGATTGATAGATCCTGATGTTGAAATATATTGATAGATAGATCTTGTGTTTGGAGGGCCTGGTTTTGCAGTGGACAGGATAATATTATCTGACAGAAGTATAAAACTGATTCCTTGGTGGTACCATCTGGTGGCAAAGTTCTGAGCTCCTGCTAGTAGATCCTTATAGGTAAGGAAATTTTGCTTGATGAAATGCATAAAAGCAGACATATATGCATGTCTTATAGGCACATCTATGCTTTTGCTCATGGAGgtgcaatatatttttattcaaacattttTCTGAGTTTAATAATCcatggtggtttgttttttcccaaggTTGCTGTGAAAATAATA
Proteins encoded in this region:
- the MARK1 gene encoding serine/threonine-protein kinase MARK1 isoform X13, giving the protein MSTRTPLPTVNERDTENHTSVDGYTEPHVQPIKSSSRQNIPRCRNSITSTNEEHPHIGNYRLLKTIGKGNFAKVKLARHVLTGREVAVKIIDKTQLNPTSLQKSFNFNKVFVKLKGPLAVTFLCVELTK
- the MARK1 gene encoding serine/threonine-protein kinase MARK1 isoform X14: MSTRTPLPTVNERDTENHTSVDGYTEPHVQPIKSSSRQNIPRCRNSITSTNEEHPHIGNYRLLKTIGKGNFAKVKLARHVLTGREVAVKIIDKTQLNPTSLQKGD